In a single window of the Desulfovibrio mangrovi genome:
- a CDS encoding DVU0772 family protein, giving the protein MGLLSQFGHLDIDWNLSPEHAVTMYLEWGNNDWHAEYPPVRSKADYSTYFVVDMWGEKPVVRLVRRNSEAAEELVTIPLPNRLANKLLEEFGDLKCIMEPTKEIKAWLRKELGHD; this is encoded by the coding sequence ATGGGTCTTCTTTCTCAGTTCGGTCACCTGGATATAGATTGGAACCTCAGCCCTGAACATGCAGTGACCATGTATCTGGAATGGGGGAACAACGACTGGCATGCGGAATATCCGCCTGTACGGTCCAAGGCCGACTACTCAACATACTTTGTGGTTGATATGTGGGGAGAAAAGCCCGTCGTCCGCCTGGTTCGCCGCAACTCCGAGGCAGCGGAAGAGCTGGTAACCATTCCGCTCCCCAATCGCCTGGCAAACAAGCTTCTTGAAGAATTCGGCGACCTCAAGTGTATTATGGAACCCACCAAGGAAATCAAGGCTTGGCTCAGAAAGGAGCTTGGACACGATTAG